DNA from Flavobacterium aestivum:
TTATCTGAACATGAAGGTGGAGTAGTAACTACAGGAGTTAAGATTAACGGCTGACGAATAGTTACTAAAGCCGTAGCTGTAGTAGTACAACCATTTTTATCTTTCACTGTAACATTATAATTACCTGGTGCGTTTACAACAAAAGTTGGACTGGTTTGGAAACCACCACCGATGCTGTATTCAAAAGGACCAACTCCTGTTGGTACATTTACAGTAAACGTATAAGTACCAGTTATTGCGTTTGGACATTCGCTATATGGAGCCACAGAAATTAATGACGGACTTGCATCCAATAGAATCGTTTGTGGTTTATTGATCGGACAACCATTCGCATCAGTAACATATACATCCCAAGTCATATTTGCACCAGTATTTGTATCAACAGTAATTAAGTTACTTGTACTAAATACGGTTGGGGCAGGACTTCCAGCAATTACAGCTGCATATTTATATGGTGCTGTTCCTCCTGTTGGAGTTACTGTAATAGTAGCATTATCATTATTACAATTAGTATTTGTAGCTGTAGCTGTAAAATCAAGTGCAGCTGCAGGTTGACTTATAGTTACGCTAGCTGTATTTTGACATCCAGTTATAGCATCTGTAACATCTAATGTATGTACTCCTGGTGCTAAATTGGTGAATGTTAATTGAGCATTATTTACACCATTAACTGGTACACCATCGAATAAATAGTTGTAGTTTCCTGTAAAGTTAGTGATATCAAACTGTGCAACTCCATTAGCAGCATTAAAACAAGTCACGTTACTAATGATTCTACCAGCAACCGTAATATTGTTTACCGGATCAACAGTGTACGCTTCCTGATAAGTACAATTGTTTGCATCTGTTACCTGGAAAGTATAAGTATTTGGAGTTAATCCCGCGAAAATAGGATTGTTACCATTATTCACAATTGCTGGCGAAATAATTTGATATGTAAATGGCCCAACTCCATTGATAACATTACTAATAGTAACAGTACTAGTAGTATTTGGAGCCACACAATATATTGGTGTCCCAGCAATATCCATTTGCGTTGGCGGATCTAAAGCCGGAATATTTACTCCATTTACCAAAGTATAAATACATCCTTTAGCATCTTTTACAAGTACATTAAAAGTAATTCCAACATACGTTTGATAAGTATTTGTAGAAGAATAACTTGTTCCTCCATCAAAACTATACTGATAAGGAGCCGTTCCTGTACCTGGTGTAGCTGTAACGGTAACAGTAGCAGGTTGTGCTACATTACCAGCACCACAAGTTAATGGCGTAGTTATAGCAGATGTTGCTAATAATGGATTAGGCTCAGTAATCGTAATAGCTGCCGAATTTCGCACACAGTTTCTTACATTACGAACTGATACCACATAGGTAGTTCCAGCCTTTAAACCGGTGAATGAGTTTCCAGTTTGGAATGGTGTTGTTGTTACACCATCTGTTAAACTATATTCGTAAGGTCCCTCACCAGCTGTAACATTTACTGTGATAGTTCCATCAGAATCGCCATTACAGCTTACATGGGTCTGAGTTGTTGTAAATACTGTAGTTGGTATCGGATCTAAAATAAATTTTTTAGTAGCCTGACATAGAGTTGTATTATTTGCATCAGTTACTCTGAAATCATACGTTCCAGCTGTAGTTGCTGTATATGGACTAGTTACTACTGCAAACCCACCTCCGTTAAAAGAAACTTCATAAGTATAATTAGCAGTTGGAGTCGTATTACCTCCTGTTGTAGTCAAGGTAATTATAGCATCTGGTGTACCTGTACAATCTAATTCTTTAGTCAAGGTAGCCGATAAATCTAACTTAGGATATACAACATAATCTACATTTGCTGTACAACCGTTTCCATCTTTAATCACCAGGTTATAAGTACCTGACGCATTGAAGGTAAAGTTTGGTGAAGTTTGAAAAGCACTGCCATTAACACTATAAGTTGCAGGCAATATTGTTGCAGAAGAAACTAATGATAAATTAATTGTAAATGCAGTCGCTCCATCATAACAAATTGATGATGGTGCACTAATTGTTGGTAAAGCATCCGCAACTAGCGTTACTGCATCTTGTTTAATACAACCGTAAGCATCTTTAACATAAACAATATAATTACCTGTTACGCTTGTTGCAAAAGTTGTATTTCCTGTCCAACCTCCAGTACTTGCTGTAGGTACTGGATCAGTAGCCAATAGATATTGATATGTATAAGGTGCAGTACCTCCCTGTGGTTGTGCAGCAATTATACCATCTTCATTACAATTAACATTTTTAGTTTTTGTAGCGGTAACTGTTAATACTGTAGGTGATTCATTAATATTAAAATTAGCCGAAGCCTTACCACAACCACTATTAGGGCCTGACATTTCTTTTATATAAACATAATAACTACCAACCCCAAGAGTTATAGGAATATTTGGAATGTTAATAGTACTTGAACCTGGAATAGTAGAAGTACCAGAAACATATTTAGATATGTTTGTAAATGCTTCAAAAACTTCATAAGTATAATCTAATGATGCTCCACTTGCATTAGTTATATCGAAAGATACATTCCCGTCATTACTTCCTTTACATGTGATATTTTTCGGAACTATATTGTTAGCCGAAAGAGAAGTAATTGATGGTACTGGTATTGCAGCAGTTTCATAATAATAACATTTAGTGTTTTCATCATAAACTATAAAAGTATAGGTTACTCCAGGCAATAAAGGAGAAAAAAGAGTCTCTTTACTACCGGCAGGCATTTCTCCTTGCCACCCATCTGTTCCGTCTGCAGTCCAAACTTGACCTGGACCATTATAAATGTTAAAATGGAATGGACCTGTACCTGCAAAAGCAGAAGTAATTTTAACTATAGCTGAACCTCCAGTTGCACAAGTAACAGTAGGATTGATTGTAATTCCTAAAGAATTTGGTGGAGATGCGACTAAAACATCCTTCTCTATAACAGTACAACCTTTTGCATCAACAACTCTAATTTGATACAATCCAAAATCTACTACATTGAAAGTAACAGAAGTTGTTCCTGAAGCATTAGGTTCAGACTGGTTATAACCATTAATTCCTGTTACATAATACGTATATGGAGCTGTTCCTCCTGTACCTCCTAATGGACTAACTCCATCAGTTATTTTATTTATAATAATAGATCCCTTAGAAATACCTGAGCCATTACATTGAATTGGAATAACCGTTTTATCAATAACCATTGGAGTAGGCTCTGCAATAGTAATTGGCTCAGTATCCATACAACCTTTTGCATCAGTAACGGTTACAACGTAAAAGCCTGCTGGTAATCCAGACGTTTGAGTACCAAAGTCATTAACTAAGATAGTGTGTGCTAAATCAGAATATTGCTTAACATTAAATACAAATGGTGCTTGTCCTTTAGTATTATCAATGGCAATAGAAATTGCTGCAGTCCTATCAGTATTACAGTTAATAAATGCTGTTTGCGTTACTCCCGTAATATCAGGATTTATTGGTGTAGTAGTTACTATCGGTGTAGTAGTTAGAGCAGTACATCCTGTAGTTGCATCTGTAACTCTAAAAGTGTAGCTACCTGCTGTTGCTGAAGTAAACACATTACTTCCCATAGCTGTATATGCGCCAAGAGCTTCTTTAGATTCATAGCTAAATGCACCTACACCTCCTGTTGGTGTTAAAGTTATTTGAGCAGCTGTTGGTGCAGGATTACAAGTAATACCTTTATTTAAAACAGCAGTCAAAGTCAATTGTGATGCAACAGTTATTGGATTACTGTCTTTTGTACAGCCATTAGCATCTTTTACTCTAATAGTATAAGTACCCGCAGCTGTAACAACAAAAGTATTTCCTGATTGCCAAGAAGCACCATTATCAATACTATATAATAAAGCTCCTGTTCCACCTGTAACTGTAGCAGTAATAGTATAACTACCTACTCCTAAACATTGTCCTGTAGCAGTTGCAGTAACAGCTGTTGGTGCAGAATCTTTAACCAAAGTTAATGGTAGTGTAACTGTACATCCATTAGCATCTTTTACCCAAGCATACCAAGTAAGCGCAGGACTTAAATTAGCCACATTAGAAGCTACATATGTACCCGCAGTAACATTACTATTATTAAATGAATAAGTATAACCTGGTGTTCCAGTTCCTGGAGTTACATTTACTGTTACTTTTGAAGTTGCAACATTACAATTTGCATTTATAGTTACATAAGTTGCTGCTAAAGCTGCTGTTGGTTGCGTTATAGTTGTTGATGTTGAAGCTGTACAGCCAGTAGTTTCATCAGTGAAAACCACATTATAAGTAGCTGCACCTAGATTTGGTAATGTAAATGTTGCAGCCGTTTGTCCTGTTACCGCTGTACCTCCATTAACACTATAACTATAAGTTGTAAATCCACCCACATTATAGCGAATTGAACCTGTAGTGTTTCCAAAACAATCAATATCTTTCAATTTCGTTGCCGAAGCAGTAATTGGTGTAACTGCTTTTACTATGTATGACTCAGTATAGTAACAACCATTAGCATCTGTTACTCTAAATGTATAATTACCTGGAGCTAATCCTGGGAACTCATTTGAACTTTGCTTTGGTAAAATTACTACCGAAGGCGCGATAGTCTCATATTGTAAAGCTGCCACTCCATTCGTAGCCGTAAGTGTAACCTTTGTAGTAGGCGCAGTACATGTTACAGCTGCGTTAGCAAATGTCAAATCTGTTGGTGGATTTAATGGTGCTAAATCAATATGTTGTACAGAAGATAAACAACCTTTATTATCTTTTACAATAATATCAAATGATTGAATACTTCCATTATCATTTACAGTCAAAGTATTAGCCGAACTATATGAAGTTCCATTATTGAAACTATAAGTGAAAGTTCCTGATCCTCCAGACCCAGTTACAGTAATAACTGCGGCAACTTTTGTATTCGTAGCACTACAGCTAAATGGAGTTGTAACTACTGCCGAAACCCCAACTATAGCTGGATTCACAATAGTAACATCAGTAACCGCAGATTCACAACCTTTACTATCAATTACTTTGATATTATACGTTCCAGCTGCTAGACCTGTAAATTTATTAGTGGTCTGAGTAGTATAAGCTGCAGCCGAATTTAATTTAATCGCATAAGTATAGCTTGATGTAAATCCATTGCTTGCTGTAACTGTAATTGTACCATCATTAGCATTATTACAAGTAATATCCGTGCTTTTAAATAGTAATGTTGGAGTTGTTTTTGGAGTAACCGTTATTGTATTACTAGTTGCTGAACAGCCTTTGCTATCTGTAACAGTAAACACATAAGTTCCTGAAACCGAAACCATGTAAGGGAAAGAAGCTACGGTTGTTGGTGCACCTCCATTATGAGAAACTGTATAGGTATAAGGAGCTCCATTTCCTCCCACAATAGTAGTAGTCATAGAAGCATCGACCAAACAGGTTAAATCTTGTCCTAAAGTAGCCGTTAATTTTAATTCAGGTTCAATTGTCACTGATATTACATTTGCAGTACAATTTGTAGTTGCATCGGTAACTAAAATAGTATGAAGACCTGGTCCGACATTGTTGAAAGTATTGCTGTTTTGAGCGGCATTAGTATCTAATTTATAAGTAAATGGCCCAACACCTCCGGTTACTTTAACCACAAAAGTTGCTTTATTTACTGTATCATAACATAAATCAGTACCTGTATCTAAAGTTGCAGTTAATGTTGGTGGTGCTAACACATCTACTGTAGCTCCTACTGGATTTACGCAAAGATTGGCATCTTTAACAAAAACCGTGTAACTTCCAACCGGCACGTTAGTAAATTGATTACTCGCTTGATAAGGTGCAACAACAGTAATACCGTCAGCTTTTCTTAACTCGTATTGATAAGCTGCAGTTCCACCAGAAGCATTAGTTTCAATAGTAGCTCCTGTTGTACAAGTAGCTAATACTGGCACGGTAACTACGGTCATTATCGCAGCAGGTTTCTTGATTTCTTGTGTAAATGGTTTAGTACATGCTGCAGATGAAGTAGCATCTGGGCGTATTGAAATAGAATAAGTACCTGAGTCTAATCCTGTAATCACTTTTGGTGAAGTAAGTGACGTATTCCAAGTGGTTCCATTATCTAAAGAATACTGAAAACCTTTTACAGTATCAAAATTTTGAGCAGAAATAGTAATTTCTCCATCTTTTAAATTATTACAAGTAACATCTTTATGACCCGTAATAGCAGCAGAGAATGCTTTTCCTGTAGGCACTACTATAGTATAATCCTTAATAGTTGCACAAGCTTTAGGTAATTGATATACTGTAATATCATCTATAACTGCGTCATTCCCGCTATAATCTGTACTTCCTGACCTAACATTGAATGTCAAAGTAGTATTGAATCCTGGGTTCAAAGAAACTGTTCTTAATTCCCAATTATTTGAACGAGGTATAGTTGGAATCGCTGGAATTCCTGTTGGATTAGGAGTTGGAGGAATTGGTGGCTGTTGAGCAACAACTTTTCCGGTACTATCCACTAATTCAAAAGAGAAACTTGGATCTGCACCTCCATTAAAACCTAGTCTTAAAAGATTGGATAAATAAGCTTCAACTATAACAGGTTGATTAGGTATAATGTCATTAATAACTTTACTATAAAGAATACCATTTGCTCCTGCCGCTCCACCAATATTTACTATTAAAAAGCGACCTTTTGGATCAGTTCCATTTGATGTATGGTCTTTAAAATGATACCATGCACCTACATTTGTTCCGCTAGGATCATCTCCTCTCCAAAAATCATTTGCCACAGAATATTGGTTATCTTCAATTGAACGAGTACCACATAAATAAGGTGCATTTACTCTTTGGTCGTTAAAACAATATGCACTTGCAATACCTGGAGATAAGGTTGGGTTACCCGATCCAAAAGTTTCTTTTAACAAGTTACTATAAGTAGGCACTGAATTTACTGAATATTCTACACGAATTGCATGAGTTCCAGGTAGTACATTCAAAAATTTATTTGCAGGAGTATTTGGATTTAATACACCATCTAAATAATATTTGTAAGTAAATGATGCCGTTCCAGGATTGTTTACAATTACTGTACTTGTAGCTGTACCGTCACAATTAAAATCAACAGGAGTAGCAACATCAATAACTGGTGCCACTGGTTCTGGATCTATGGTAACACTTGCAGAAAAAATACATTTATTAGAATCTCTTACATATACTGTATAAGTACCTGGAGCTTTATAAGCCTCATTAGTTCCAATCCATGATACTTGATTATCAAAACTGTATTCATAAGTTGGCGTACCTCCTTGTACATTTGTAATACGTATTTTACCATTATTCTTAGGCACTATAACTCCATCTCCACATCCTGCCAATTCAGATACACCTGCCGATGCTGTTAATTGAGCTGCAGGCTCTGTTAAAGTAATAGTTGGTTTACTATCAATACAGTCTACTCCTCCTAATGAATATTTTATTTGTGGAGTATAAACCGTACCGGCTACCAAATTAGAAAAAACATTAGAAGCAGAATAAGTAACACCTCCATCAATACTATACATTAATGTATATCCATTAGCATTCGTCACATTAAACTGAATGCTTCCTGTATTATCACCATAACATTTTACATCTGTTTTCGTAACTGTGTAAACTGGCTTAGGGATATTGTTAACCGTAATTGATGTCTGAGCTTTACATCCGTTATCATCTACAACATCAATATTATAAACTCCACCAGCAGGTAAAGGGTTAGTCACCACTATTTGCGGCACAGTTTGAAAAACTGTAGAACTATTTACAAAATAAAAATAAGGTTTAGTACCACCAGCTGCATTTACTGTAATTTCTCCATCATTACAAGTAAATGGCTTCGTTAATGCAGCTGAAGCTGTCACTGGATCCGGCATAATTAAATCTACTGTTACAGAATCTGAACAACCATTGTCTGTAGTAACATCAATTCTATATTGTATTGGTGCCAAAGGAGTCGTTGTACCTCCATCCAGATTTAAAAATTCATAATCAAGAGCATTCGTAAGTCCTGATGTACTTACAAACACACCATTCTTATATAAAGTATAAGTATATTGTCCTTTTACATCGTTCGCTCCTACTTTGATTGAACCTTTAGAGCCAAAACAAAGTGGTTGAACAACTTTTGTTGTGTTAACTTTTAAAACCTTATCAAGGATTTGAATATTTTTTACTTCAAAAACACATCCATTAGTCACACCTGTTTGTCTAATATAAACTGTGTGTAAACCTGCAGTAACAACAGGAAAAGAAGCATTAGGGAATACATTACTCGATTGGTAAGTAACTCCATCTAAACTATATTCATAACCAGCACCTACACCTCCAATAGTAATTTTTGCTGGAGTATTACAATAGATATCTGTTGAAGTAGCAGTTGGGTTTAATAAATTTTGAAAAACATTAAAATAAAAACGATTAAAACATCCGCCCGGATAAGTTAATGTTAACCTAAATTGCCCTGAAGTATTTGCTAAATAATCTGGTCCAGTAGCCACCTGTGTCCAAGAACAAGAAGCACTTTCGTTAGCACATAGTGTAGTACTAGTTGCTGCAGGACAAGTTCCATTTTCATTCAATTTTTCCCAAACAATGGTAGAACCATCAGAAATATTGGTTTGAATTAATTTGGAAGCATTTGCTCCACATAAAAATATATTAGGTAATTTTTTTCCATCACTAGTACAAACAACTACTTGATCTGCAAAAGGAATAACAGGATTATTAACAATCCCTCCAAAAGAAGTTACTGTAACTGTTTCATCAATTGACAAACATGGAGCAACTGCTGTATCATGTACATAATAAGTTCCTACTTTAGAAACAGTAAGAGTTTGACCTGTTCCTAATACTGGTGTACCTGTTGGGCTTGAAGACCATGAATAACTATTATATCCATTGGCCGCTTTTAAAGTTACTGTTGCACCACATAAAATTTCATTTTTGGTAAACTTACAATCATCTATCCCAACTAAGAAATTGGTTGCTTTTTTAACTAATAAACAACCTGTATTAGTATTAGCACTTGGATCATCAGTAAGTATAAAATCAGGATTTAATGTTCCTTTATAAGTAGCATATGCTGTGTTATCAATACTGTTCGAGCAAGCATCGCTTAACATATTACAACTAGGTACTACTTTTACTTTGAAACGGATTTCTAAAGCAGCATCCCCAACTTCTACCACGCTTTTATCAATATCAAAAATGATCTCTCTTGTTGCAGCATTGTAGCTCTTCACTGTTACACCAGTTGGTAATGCTGTTAAATCTGCAGGATAGTTAAAAATAATATTTATTGGCAATACATCTCGAATTGTTAGAGACTTTGCGTCATCATTTCCTACGTTTTGAAAACCGATAACATAGTTAAGTTGATCTCCAAGGGTAACATTCGTATTACCAATATCTTTACCTGAATTATCCTGTACAATTTTTGTAAGTACAATTTTTGGGGCAATAATATCAACAGCAAAAGCGGTAAAATAGAAAAAATAGGTATCTTGTGTACTTCCTAGTGTTATTGTTGCGCTTGTATCATCATTCTTAATAACCGAACCTCCAGGATATTTTTTAGTGGCTGGATTATTTACCTTCATTATTCCTGCATCATATCCTAAAGTATTACTACTTGCAGGGGTTCTATTAGTATATAAACCATTTAAATCTGTAACAGTACTATTAAAGAAATTATCTGCAGGTCTCTCTGTAGTACTCATAGCACTACCATTAATTTGCAAATAATCACCAGGGATAGGTTTATCACCTTCTAAAGCTGCAAAGGCTATTTTTGCTCTAACAGGACCAGTAGGTATAGTTCTAAAACCAGTAATTGGAATGTCTAATGTTCCTGTATTTCTTGTAATACCACTAAAACCATCAAAAGAAGTAATTGACTTACTCGTCAAGGTTAAGTCTTCATAAACAATATAAAGCGACCAACCTGCAGACATTCCTGTTCCCCCATTGAAACCCAAACCAGCAACAACATTCGCGACTGTATATTCCCCGTTAGGGTTCATTGCATCCATCAAATTAGTTACATCTGCATAACAAACATATGGCTTATTTGATGCAACCGGTTTGGCATCTGCGTCCCAAATTATTTGACCAGTTATATTGTTATATCCTCCTGTTGGGGTTTTAAATTTTACTGAGTTTATGGTGCTTCGATCACCATCTTGAAGAATTGCGCTCCAGTATAAAC
Protein-coding regions in this window:
- a CDS encoding T9SS type B sorting domain-containing protein, translating into MKKPTFSKFVIFTSLFLMNLTLFAQNDKAFGVRFDKDVQGDMLLIGNNILSQDNNNYNNDGEYNSNIDMKYVDVDSDPTTFSSSSAKLDIPNKGCAKVLYAGLYWSAILQDGDRSTINSVKFKTPTGGYNNITGQIIWDADAKPVASNKPYVCYADVTNLMDAMNPNGEYTVANVVAGLGFNGGTGMSAGWSLYIVYEDLTLTSKSITSFDGFSGITRNTGTLDIPITGFRTIPTGPVRAKIAFAALEGDKPIPGDYLQINGSAMSTTERPADNFFNSTVTDLNGLYTNRTPASSNTLGYDAGIMKVNNPATKKYPGGSVIKNDDTSATITLGSTQDTYFFYFTAFAVDIIAPKIVLTKIVQDNSGKDIGNTNVTLGDQLNYVIGFQNVGNDDAKSLTIRDVLPINIIFNYPADLTALPTGVTVKSYNAATREIIFDIDKSVVEVGDAALEIRFKVKVVPSCNMLSDACSNSIDNTAYATYKGTLNPDFILTDDPSANTNTGCLLVKKATNFLVGIDDCKFTKNEILCGATVTLKAANGYNSYSWSSSPTGTPVLGTGQTLTVSKVGTYYVHDTAVAPCLSIDETVTVTSFGGIVNNPVIPFADQVVVCTSDGKKLPNIFLCGANASKLIQTNISDGSTIVWEKLNENGTCPAATSTTLCANESASCSWTQVATGPDYLANTSGQFRLTLTYPGGCFNRFYFNVFQNLLNPTATSTDIYCNTPAKITIGGVGAGYEYSLDGVTYQSSNVFPNASFPVVTAGLHTVYIRQTGVTNGCVFEVKNIQILDKVLKVNTTKVVQPLCFGSKGSIKVGANDVKGQYTYTLYKNGVFVSTSGLTNALDYEFLNLDGGTTTPLAPIQYRIDVTTDNGCSDSVTVDLIMPDPVTASAALTKPFTCNDGEITVNAAGGTKPYFYFVNSSTVFQTVPQIVVTNPLPAGGVYNIDVVDDNGCKAQTSITVNNIPKPVYTVTKTDVKCYGDNTGSIQFNVTNANGYTLMYSIDGGVTYSASNVFSNLVAGTVYTPQIKYSLGGVDCIDSKPTITLTEPAAQLTASAGVSELAGCGDGVIVPKNNGKIRITNVQGGTPTYEYSFDNQVSWIGTNEAYKAPGTYTVYVRDSNKCIFSASVTIDPEPVAPVIDVATPVDFNCDGTATSTVIVNNPGTASFTYKYYLDGVLNPNTPANKFLNVLPGTHAIRVEYSVNSVPTYSNLLKETFGSGNPTLSPGIASAYCFNDQRVNAPYLCGTRSIEDNQYSVANDFWRGDDPSGTNVGAWYHFKDHTSNGTDPKGRFLIVNIGGAAGANGILYSKVINDIIPNQPVIVEAYLSNLLRLGFNGGADPSFSFELVDSTGKVVAQQPPIPPTPNPTGIPAIPTIPRSNNWELRTVSLNPGFNTTLTFNVRSGSTDYSGNDAVIDDITVYQLPKACATIKDYTIVVPTGKAFSAAITGHKDVTCNNLKDGEITISAQNFDTVKGFQYSLDNGTTWNTSLTSPKVITGLDSGTYSISIRPDATSSAACTKPFTQEIKKPAAIMTVVTVPVLATCTTGATIETNASGGTAAYQYELRKADGITVVAPYQASNQFTNVPVGSYTVFVKDANLCVNPVGATVDVLAPPTLTATLDTGTDLCYDTVNKATFVVKVTGGVGPFTYKLDTNAAQNSNTFNNVGPGLHTILVTDATTNCTANVISVTIEPELKLTATLGQDLTCLVDASMTTTIVGGNGAPYTYTVSHNGGAPTTVASFPYMVSVSGTYVFTVTDSKGCSATSNTITVTPKTTPTLLFKSTDITCNNANDGTITVTASNGFTSSYTYAIKLNSAAAYTTQTTNKFTGLAAGTYNIKVIDSKGCESAVTDVTIVNPAIVGVSAVVTTPFSCSATNTKVAAVITVTGSGGSGTFTYSFNNGTSYSSANTLTVNDNGSIQSFDIIVKDNKGCLSSVQHIDLAPLNPPTDLTFANAAVTCTAPTTKVTLTATNGVAALQYETIAPSVVILPKQSSNEFPGLAPGNYTFRVTDANGCYYTESYIVKAVTPITASATKLKDIDCFGNTTGSIRYNVGGFTTYSYSVNGGTAVTGQTAATFTLPNLGAATYNVVFTDETTGCTASTSTTITQPTAALAATYVTINANCNVATSKVTVNVTPGTGTPGYTYSFNNSNVTAGTYVASNVANLSPALTWYAWVKDANGCTVTLPLTLVKDSAPTAVTATATGQCLGVGSYTITATVTGGTGALLYSIDNGASWQSGNTFVVTAAGTYTIRVKDANGCTKDSNPITVASQLTLTAVLNKGITCNPAPTAAQITLTPTGGVGAFSYESKEALGAYTAMGSNVFTSATAGSYTFRVTDATTGCTALTTTPIVTTTPINPDITGVTQTAFINCNTDRTAAISIAIDNTKGQAPFVFNVKQYSDLAHTILVNDFGTQTSGLPAGFYVVTVTDAKGCMDTEPITIAEPTPMVIDKTVIPIQCNGSGISKGSIIINKITDGVSPLGGTGGTAPYTYYVTGINGYNQSEPNASGTTSVTFNVVDFGLYQIRVVDAKGCTVIEKDVLVASPPNSLGITINPTVTCATGGSAIVKITSAFAGTGPFHFNIYNGPGQVWTADGTDGWQGEMPAGSKETLFSPLLPGVTYTFIVYDENTKCYYYETAAIPVPSITSLSANNIVPKNITCKGSNDGNVSFDITNASGASLDYTYEVFEAFTNISKYVSGTSTIPGSSTINIPNIPITLGVGSYYVYIKEMSGPNSGCGKASANFNINESPTVLTVTATKTKNVNCNEDGIIAAQPQGGTAPYTYQYLLATDPVPTASTGGWTGNTTFATSVTGNYIVYVKDAYGCIKQDAVTLVADALPTISAPSSICYDGATAFTINLSLVSSATILPATYSVNGSAFQTSPNFTFNASGTYNLVIKDGNGCTANVDYVVYPKLDLSATLTKELDCTGTPDAIITLTTTGGNTTPTANYTYEVSFNGGGFAVVTSPYTATTAGTYDFRVTDANNTTLCQATKKFILDPIPTTVFTTTQTHVSCNGDSDGTITVNVTAGEGPYEYSLTDGVTTTPFQTGNSFTGLKAGTTYVVSVRNVRNCVRNSAAITITEPNPLLATSAITTPLTCGAGNVAQPATVTVTATPGTGTAPYQYSFDGGTSYSSTNTYQTYVGITFNVLVKDAKGCIYTLVNGVNIPALDPPTQMDIAGTPIYCVAPNTTSTVTISNVINGVGPFTYQIISPAIVNNGNNPIFAGLTPNTYTFQVTDANNCTYQEAYTVDPVNNITVAGRIISNVTCFNAANGVAQFDITNFTGNYNYLFDGVPVNGVNNAQLTFTNLAPGVHTLDVTDAITGCQNTASVTISQPAAALDFTATATNTNCNNDNATITVTPTGGTAPYKYAAVIAGSPAPTVFSTSNLITVDTNTGANMTWDVYVTDANGCPINKPQTILLDASPSLISVAPYSECPNAITGTYTFTVNVPTGVGPFEYSIGGGFQTSPTFVVNAPGNYNVTVKDKNGCTTTATALVTIRQPLILTPVVTTPPSCSDNDGVISVSTTGGSGSYVYNIDGGAFVAVTSFSSVIPGTHTIGVKDTATLCEVYVPITLSTATRITGFGLTQTAVTCNGGNDGTITATMATPAPGVNDNPVYRYTLSGTTVTGTAVNVGPQDFPLFSGLKAGNYTVDVISGRNCPASLSITVGQPDPIDVPAPAVVQFACTSGNTGNFATITVNGVTGGSGTYTIYEFIKGATVVQRGASNVYIISDLSGGNYTVNVYDNKRCIGSIATPITIAPFIALDKINVAITKAITCNNLEDIKVTVNATGGTPTNLEYTLVDVNATTGVNGGLYPSQTNATGIFTGLPVANYLITVKNLDTGCTMQAAHYVNEPNTFDLLIDNIVDVTCFTYKNGSANVTFIDRVITATDPNQAGAFTYTLVDALGNALPGGTSSNAGPVTISNLGSGTYTVTATLTNSPFCTFSKNFTISGPAAALDVSKTSYTRITCASNNDGTISATAVGGWPGGYMYQLELVGGTVISRWSTVSEFSRLGAGNYIVKVKDSKGCEDTVSVTLSIPTPIAFTATPSTTLLTCFGDTNASITVSAPTGGQGSNYLYTLNTTSVTPNTFSGPQASPVFANLGAGTYTVTVTDGFSCSKTSAPVVIAQPSIVKASLVVSSTQTCTVLTSLTLSATGGTGLYSYSTTPNFAVTLGTFASSVTFTVPTGTHRYYVKDANGCISIVSNDVTIDPLVPLTIKLDVTNAVVNCRGDKTGVIVATANGGLGNYVYTLLDDATNTPIAGAVQTSPGYFTQLASGTYKVRVVSRDCNTTTATITIKEPNLPLIAPFTATPVTCNGNGDGKVVINASGGTGIIKYAISPNLDQFFESNTFNKLKPNNYDVIVQDVLGCYVRLNFTITEPNPIDVSTVANSIIPEVCVGDKNGAFKINVTGGVAPYNVELDKPSTANTQKGTATQTQFDFTNGITGGDHMVYVTDMNGCTAEWKVSLPKAINLDPKAVVTYECDVNTPGNKVTVTVDPSNTVPSEIDYIIDGVKPFQASNVFANVAPGLHYVEARHTNGCIQKFSGIAVEKIDPLSLSIDLGGLNEIVATVSGGSGIYQLTVNGEPMTAQNKFIYFKSGDYTVVLTDSNGCTVSATKHFDFIDIIIPPIFTPTGDNTNDTWKPTNTENYPDIKFIVYDRYGREVGVFGAGESWDGKYNGTELPMGDYWYVLKLRHSQDDREFIGHFTLYR